A window from Vulpes lagopus strain Blue_001 chromosome 23, ASM1834538v1, whole genome shotgun sequence encodes these proteins:
- the LOC121481057 gene encoding uncharacterized protein LOC121481057, with amino-acid sequence MSGLSCTDTTAFSVGVWSGGHLHGRRLQKSATVWQGIQMAILMHPRAHRAGPPAPACGLHAGRPRVQVQVGGSQAFAALGVGRRPLVTKVPKRQLSTRAGCRLCREQGRLKLDPEQDSSGSTRVRGCGGTRQNPGLQSPGALCSGRCLAAVQAPCTQSGPPSAILGTGCPPTGPGLHTRVPSSGGKVWAPGHSGARQQRPVLPLGAPPRLPLPSLQGPRETGFILTLSGWWDDVVATVVVEHGGGAQLGGGAARLGDHIRLHQVHLARRGGGQRHEHGASPSPHPLCPPHLQLRWVLTWRRAPPLPRPTVLRAPPEPQLVPLRRDSPAHGAPPGALPAPLCASVMCPTPPAVVCLPPTCEPVMVTGLEMAQQPRPAPRVCNALLPQSASHTGDHL; translated from the exons ATGAGTGGGCTGTCGTGCACTGACACCACGGCCTTCTCGGTTGGGGTTTGGTCTGGTGGTCACCTGCACGGCCGCAGGCTCCAGAAGTCAGCTACGGTGTGGCAGGGGATCCAGATGGCCATCCTCATGCATCCCAGGGCACACCGGGcagggcccccagccccggcGTGCGGGCTACACGCTGGGCGTCCAAGAGTCCAAGTGCAGGTCGGAGGTTCCCAGGCCTTCGCTGCCCTTGGTGTTGGGAGGCGACCGCTGGTCACTAAGGTCCCGAAGCGGCAGCTGAGCACCCGGGCTGGGTGTCGGCTCTGCCGGGAGCAGGGGAGACTGAAGCTTGACCCCGAGCAGGACTCGTCGGGCAGCACACGGGTCAGAGGCTGCGGGGGAACCAGacagaacccaggtctccagagtCCAGGTGCACTGTGCTCGGGTCGCTGCCTGGCCGCGGTCCAGGCCCCCTGCACCCAGTCCGGCCCACCCTCTGCGATCCTCGGCACCGGCTGTCCCCCAACAGGGCCCGGCCTCCATACCCGGGTCCCCTCTTCGGGGGGCAAG GTCTGGGCTCCTGGGCACAGCGGGGCACGGCAGCAGCGGCCTGTTCTACCTCTGGGGGCTCCCCCGCGGCTCCCCCTGCCCAGCCTGCAGGGGCCCCGAGAAACGGGCTTCATCTTAACTCTGAGCGGCTGGTGG GATGACGTTGTTGCTACTGTCGTAGTAGAGCACGGAGGTGGCGCTCAGCTTGGTGGGGGCGCAGCACGCCTTGGGGACCACATCCGGCTTCATCAGGTGCACCTGGCCAGACGGGGCGGCGGGCAGAGGCATGAACACGGGGCTTCCCCGAGCCCCCaccccctgtgccctccccacctgcagCTGAGGTGGGTGCTGACATGGAGACGTGCCCCACCCCTTCCCCGCCCCACTGTCCTCAGGGCACCCCCTGAGCCCCAGCTGGTTCCCCTCAGACGGGACAGTCCAGCACACGGTGCCCCTCCAggtgccctccccgcccctctctgtgcctctgtgatgtgccccacccccccagccgtggtctgtctccctcccacGTGCGAGCCGGTGATGGTCACAGGCCTGGAGATGGCCCAGCAGCCTAGGCCCGCCCCTAGGGTGTGCAACGCGCTTCTCCCACAAAGCGCTTCCCACACTGGAGACCACCTCTAA